A genomic stretch from Bacillus sp. N1-1 includes:
- a CDS encoding GH1 family beta-glucosidase encodes MTTIQFPKTLKWGAATASYQIEGAANEDGRSPSIWDTFSHAPGNVRNGDHGDEACNSYHLYKEDVQHLKKLGVDLYRFSIAWPRVMPEGRGELNPKGVAYYQNLIDELIENGIEPMITLYHWDLPQVLQDEGGWENRSTIDAFNEYAVAMFKEFGDKVSKWITINEPWCASFLSNYLGAHAPGKTDLQAGVDVAHHLMLAHGKAVQSFRELLPDGEIGYAPNTGWLEPFSNKQEDIDACKRAMMWQKEWFMDPVFKGSYPETLITIFENHNAKLKIEDGDLELLSQPIDFMGINYYTGSLGRYKEGEGLFEVEEIPLDYRKTDIGWPIYADGFYNVLTDLHETYGDVPIYITENGACYNHEVEDGSVQDQERVDYLKQHLTSLHRAIQSGVPIKGYIVWSLLDNFEWAFGYEKRFGIIHVNYRTFERTPKDSYYWYRQTITNGWFEV; translated from the coding sequence AATGGGGAGCAGCAACCGCTTCTTATCAAATCGAAGGCGCAGCGAATGAAGACGGCCGATCGCCGTCCATTTGGGACACGTTCTCCCATGCACCAGGCAATGTAAGAAATGGAGACCATGGAGACGAAGCGTGCAATAGCTATCATTTATATAAAGAAGATGTGCAACATCTGAAGAAACTAGGCGTAGACCTTTATCGCTTCTCAATTGCATGGCCTCGCGTTATGCCAGAAGGAAGAGGTGAGTTGAATCCGAAGGGCGTCGCTTACTACCAAAACCTGATCGATGAGCTTATCGAAAATGGCATTGAGCCGATGATTACCCTTTACCACTGGGATCTTCCTCAAGTTCTCCAGGATGAAGGTGGATGGGAGAATCGTAGCACGATCGATGCGTTTAACGAATATGCCGTAGCGATGTTTAAAGAGTTCGGTGACAAGGTATCGAAGTGGATTACCATCAACGAACCGTGGTGCGCTTCTTTTCTATCAAACTACTTAGGTGCTCACGCTCCAGGTAAAACGGATTTACAAGCGGGCGTCGACGTCGCTCACCATCTGATGCTTGCGCATGGAAAAGCGGTTCAATCGTTCAGAGAGCTTTTACCAGACGGTGAAATCGGCTATGCTCCTAACACAGGCTGGCTTGAGCCGTTCAGTAATAAGCAAGAAGATATCGATGCCTGTAAGCGAGCGATGATGTGGCAGAAGGAATGGTTCATGGATCCTGTCTTCAAAGGATCTTATCCAGAAACGTTGATCACGATTTTCGAAAACCATAATGCAAAGCTCAAGATTGAGGACGGCGACCTCGAACTGCTTTCTCAGCCGATCGATTTCATGGGCATCAACTATTACACAGGTAGCCTTGGACGATACAAAGAAGGAGAAGGTCTTTTCGAAGTAGAGGAGATTCCACTCGATTATCGAAAAACCGATATCGGCTGGCCAATCTATGCAGACGGTTTCTACAATGTCTTAACCGATCTTCACGAAACGTATGGTGATGTGCCGATCTATATTACAGAAAACGGTGCGTGCTACAACCATGAAGTAGAAGATGGTAGCGTTCAGGATCAGGAGCGTGTTGATTACTTAAAGCAGCATCTAACTTCTCTTCATCGTGCCATTCAATCTGGTGTGCCGATCAAAGGCTACATCGTATGGTCGCTTCTCGATAACTTCGAGTGGGCATTTGGCTACGAAAAGCGCTTCGGCATCATTCATGTGAACTATCGCACGTTTGAGCGGACACCAAAGGACAGCTATTACTGGTATCGCCAGACGATTACGAATGGCTGGTTTGAGGTTTAG
- a CDS encoding fructose-specific PTS transporter subunit EIIC: MELKNITDPNLIMFDVEGDHKEQVIKQLTSTLFKEGYLESEQPFLEAVLQREDVSPTGMERGLAIPHGKSTVVKKAVFAVARLTTPLDDWESIDPNNKVQLVFLIAIPESEAGTTHLKVLSTLSTNLMRDGYLEGLMASNTTEEFLNGLDVDEKKEAKSDQNFTKTVVAVTACATGIAHTYMAAEALEKAGRELGVNVLVEKQGANGIEDALTPSVIEKADAVILATDIAPKQKERFAGKPYVQTRVAEPLRRGKEMIQKALTNPDGVVEKNESDDEAAPSSQSGGGFLKDTVQAVMTGISYMIPVIVAAGLMMGIAKLGAMPFGLVNELGDPKYATHSNELFVILHHLDLFGGLIFKFMYPIFAAFVAYSLADRVGLVSGFIGGAFAGGLHYTFWGIADGIPSGFLGALILGLAAGYISRFLNQKIQLSKNFQAMKPMFLIPAISVLSIFFLNFYIVDPVFGGLNVVLRTWIESAQGTGDVVLASIIAAATAFDLGGPINKAAGAIAIGLAADEVYPLTARVLAIVIPPIGLGLATVIDKYVVGRRVFEADLRVAGNTALLLGFIAISEGAIPFMLRNPLITIPINIIGAILGASTAVLLGAVQWLPLPAFWGWPLVENLWAYLLGLIVGAAFIAFANIFVRFTILKKKERHA, from the coding sequence ATGGAACTAAAGAATATAACGGATCCAAATTTAATCATGTTCGATGTGGAAGGGGATCACAAAGAGCAAGTCATTAAGCAACTCACATCAACATTATTTAAAGAAGGCTACCTAGAATCCGAACAGCCATTTTTGGAAGCGGTTTTACAACGAGAAGACGTATCACCAACAGGAATGGAGCGAGGGCTTGCGATTCCGCATGGTAAATCAACTGTTGTAAAAAAAGCCGTCTTTGCGGTTGCGAGGTTAACAACCCCTCTCGACGATTGGGAAAGCATCGATCCTAACAACAAAGTTCAACTGGTTTTCTTGATTGCAATTCCAGAAAGCGAAGCGGGAACCACACATTTAAAAGTATTGTCTACATTAAGTACGAATTTAATGCGCGACGGGTACCTTGAAGGACTCATGGCATCAAACACAACAGAAGAATTTCTGAACGGTCTGGATGTTGACGAGAAGAAAGAAGCCAAAAGCGACCAGAACTTCACAAAAACAGTCGTTGCGGTAACTGCCTGTGCAACAGGAATCGCTCACACGTACATGGCGGCAGAAGCACTCGAAAAAGCCGGGCGTGAACTTGGTGTGAATGTCCTAGTTGAAAAGCAAGGCGCAAACGGAATTGAAGACGCGCTTACGCCTTCGGTCATCGAAAAAGCAGACGCTGTGATTTTGGCAACGGATATCGCTCCGAAACAAAAAGAACGTTTCGCAGGGAAACCGTATGTGCAAACACGGGTAGCTGAACCGCTTAGACGCGGAAAAGAAATGATTCAAAAAGCGTTAACGAATCCAGACGGCGTTGTTGAGAAAAACGAATCAGACGACGAGGCAGCACCCTCTTCTCAGAGTGGTGGTGGGTTTCTAAAAGACACCGTCCAAGCCGTTATGACCGGGATCTCTTACATGATTCCAGTCATCGTTGCAGCAGGGTTAATGATGGGAATTGCGAAGCTTGGCGCCATGCCGTTTGGTCTTGTGAATGAGTTAGGCGATCCGAAATACGCGACGCATTCAAATGAACTCTTCGTCATCCTGCACCATCTTGATCTATTTGGCGGATTAATCTTTAAATTCATGTATCCGATCTTTGCTGCTTTTGTTGCGTATTCATTAGCTGACCGTGTTGGATTAGTATCCGGGTTTATTGGAGGAGCCTTTGCTGGTGGACTTCATTACACCTTCTGGGGAATTGCGGATGGCATTCCTTCTGGCTTCTTAGGTGCCTTAATTCTCGGTCTAGCTGCAGGGTATATTTCACGATTCTTGAACCAGAAGATTCAACTCAGTAAGAACTTCCAGGCGATGAAACCGATGTTTCTTATCCCTGCGATCAGTGTATTATCGATCTTCTTTTTAAACTTCTACATTGTCGACCCTGTATTTGGCGGGTTGAATGTTGTCTTAAGAACTTGGATTGAATCAGCTCAAGGAACGGGTGATGTTGTTCTTGCATCCATCATCGCTGCAGCGACTGCATTTGACCTTGGTGGACCGATTAATAAAGCAGCCGGTGCGATCGCGATTGGTCTCGCAGCGGATGAAGTTTATCCATTAACGGCACGCGTGTTGGCAATCGTTATCCCGCCAATCGGACTTGGTTTAGCAACGGTTATTGATAAATATGTTGTGGGACGTCGCGTTTTTGAAGCAGATCTTCGTGTCGCTGGGAACACCGCGCTACTACTAGGATTTATCGCGATTAGTGAAGGGGCAATTCCATTTATGCTTCGGAATCCGCTTATCACGATACCAATCAACATTATCGGCGCGATTCTTGGCGCTAGTACAGCCGTTTTATTAGGCGCAGTGCAATGGCTGCCGCTACCCGCTTTCTGGGGATGGCCGCTCGTTGAAAACCTGTGGGCTTACTTGCTAGGACTTATTGTCGGTGCAGCCTTTATCGCATTCGCCAACATCTTTGTTCGCTTTACGATTTTAAAGAAAAAAGAAAGACACGCTTAA
- a CDS encoding MurR/RpiR family transcriptional regulator, translating into MGQIIDQFGNHLAQLTPTEKQVLYYIDQHLSEAKNLSLTEIAKVNNVSTTTIVRMSHKLGLEGFSELKYRLKTSDDQQRMLNDHPVESYKKSFIQAFETIQLDELDRLSEKVAKAARVIVVGVGLSKMMAEYFSKLLMQTNKQTHYTYESHMIDLLPNMVKPDDLVFFISTSGETKTLIHAAEKLSFMVVDTAAITNSSDSTLGRMVKTNLSMTVGKVKFGGYDITARSTLMLLIDLLFESYLKKNVGS; encoded by the coding sequence ATGGGACAGATCATTGATCAATTTGGGAATCACCTTGCACAACTGACGCCTACAGAGAAGCAGGTGCTGTATTACATTGACCAGCATTTAAGCGAAGCGAAAAACCTCTCTCTCACTGAAATCGCAAAAGTGAATAATGTGAGTACGACGACAATCGTCCGCATGTCTCACAAGCTAGGATTAGAGGGCTTTTCAGAACTGAAGTACCGATTGAAGACCAGCGATGACCAGCAAAGAATGTTAAATGATCATCCGGTGGAAAGCTATAAAAAGAGTTTTATCCAAGCCTTCGAAACCATTCAACTAGATGAACTCGATCGACTAAGCGAGAAGGTTGCCAAAGCTGCCCGCGTGATTGTCGTTGGTGTAGGTTTATCAAAAATGATGGCCGAATACTTTAGTAAGCTGCTTATGCAAACGAACAAACAAACGCATTATACATATGAATCGCATATGATTGACTTACTTCCAAACATGGTGAAACCTGATGACCTTGTCTTTTTCATCTCCACAAGTGGTGAAACGAAAACGCTCATTCATGCGGCAGAAAAGCTTTCCTTTATGGTCGTGGATACAGCAGCGATCACGAATTCATCTGACTCCACACTCGGTCGGATGGTAAAAACAAACCTCAGTATGACGGTTGGAAAAGTGAAGTTCGGTGGCTACGACATCACCGCACGATCGACGTTAATGCTCTTAATTGATTTACTGTTTGAGAGCTATTTGAAGAAGAATGTTGGTTCATGA
- a CDS encoding ABC transporter permease encodes MNKKRVISLVVRYSVYGLVALFFFWAISNHYFDYIFTESTTFWHLIKQHLQLVLVSSVLALLIAIPGGILVTRKQFRRAEWVVSNTVNLGQTIPSLAVLALMISILGIGFQTAVFALFIYSLLPMYRNTVAGIDSIDENLIDAARGMGMKPIQILFRIELPNAAYSILAGVRTAIVLNIGTAALAYVVGGGGLGVWIFTGIQLFDNGYLISGAIPVTLLAIFVDYLLRLLERLIVPEGSKPSQEL; translated from the coding sequence ATGAATAAGAAGAGGGTTATTAGTCTTGTTGTACGCTATTCGGTCTACGGGCTGGTCGCGTTGTTCTTCTTTTGGGCGATCAGCAACCACTATTTCGATTACATTTTTACTGAATCAACAACATTTTGGCATTTAATTAAACAGCACTTACAGCTTGTGCTTGTTTCATCGGTGCTAGCCTTACTCATTGCCATACCTGGTGGGATACTCGTTACACGGAAGCAATTTAGACGAGCAGAATGGGTTGTCTCAAATACCGTAAACCTCGGTCAAACGATTCCTAGTCTTGCCGTGCTAGCTCTGATGATCAGTATTCTTGGGATTGGATTTCAAACAGCCGTATTTGCGCTGTTTATCTATTCTCTTCTACCGATGTATCGAAATACAGTCGCTGGAATTGATTCCATTGATGAAAATTTAATTGATGCAGCGAGAGGAATGGGGATGAAGCCGATCCAAATTCTTTTCAGAATCGAATTACCGAATGCAGCCTACTCCATATTAGCGGGGGTTCGAACGGCGATTGTCTTAAATATCGGAACGGCTGCTCTTGCTTATGTCGTCGGTGGAGGCGGTCTTGGGGTGTGGATTTTCACTGGAATCCAGCTGTTTGATAATGGCTACTTAATTTCCGGTGCGATCCCCGTCACGCTACTCGCCATTTTTGTTGACTATCTGCTTCGACTTCTCGAGCGTCTGATCGTTCCTGAAGGGTCAAAACCGTCACAAGAATTGTAA
- a CDS encoding ABC transporter ATP-binding protein: MITFDKTTKTYEGNVTAVKGVDFTVEKGEIVVLLGPSGCGKTTLLRMVNRLESISDGKINIDGQDSMSLNQTALRRKIGYVIQSNGLFPNMTIEENTMIVPDLLGWSKKDKKERFHKLMEMIGLSGEKFGKRYPHELSGGQQQRIGVIRALAADPPVMLMDEPFGALDPIIREKIQDEFLQIQKEVKKTILFVSHDIDEAIKMADKIVLLRGGELMQYDTPSEMLVRPKNEFVREFFGKDRAIKSLSLHTIEDLREMIGLAEFDDAIADTKTINVNHDLRNTLSMLLNQEADQVIVSDDDGKKLGAITIDIVQKYLHYEIKAKPTPVLEGV; the protein is encoded by the coding sequence ATGATTACGTTTGACAAAACAACGAAAACATATGAAGGCAATGTCACCGCCGTCAAAGGGGTAGATTTTACCGTAGAAAAAGGTGAGATTGTTGTTCTGTTAGGCCCTTCCGGCTGCGGAAAAACAACATTGCTACGAATGGTTAACCGACTTGAGTCGATTTCAGATGGGAAAATCAACATTGATGGACAAGATTCCATGTCACTGAACCAAACGGCTTTAAGAAGAAAAATTGGCTACGTGATTCAAAGCAATGGTTTGTTTCCGAATATGACCATTGAAGAGAATACGATGATCGTTCCGGATCTCTTAGGCTGGAGTAAGAAGGATAAGAAAGAGCGGTTCCATAAGCTCATGGAGATGATTGGATTAAGCGGAGAGAAATTTGGAAAGCGGTATCCTCATGAACTTTCCGGAGGACAGCAGCAGCGCATCGGAGTTATCCGGGCACTAGCAGCAGATCCACCGGTTATGCTTATGGATGAACCTTTTGGAGCACTTGATCCGATTATCCGGGAAAAAATTCAGGACGAATTTTTGCAAATTCAAAAGGAAGTCAAGAAAACGATTTTGTTTGTGAGTCACGATATTGACGAAGCGATTAAAATGGCCGATAAGATTGTGCTCCTTCGTGGAGGAGAGTTGATGCAGTATGACACGCCTTCCGAGATGCTGGTCCGTCCTAAGAATGAATTCGTTCGAGAGTTCTTTGGAAAAGACAGGGCTATTAAAAGCTTAAGTTTACATACGATCGAGGACCTTCGAGAGATGATTGGTCTGGCGGAATTTGATGATGCGATTGCTGACACAAAGACGATTAATGTAAACCATGACCTGCGGAACACATTATCCATGTTACTTAATCAGGAAGCGGATCAGGTTATTGTTAGTGATGATGATGGAAAGAAGCTCGGTGCGATCACGATTGATATTGTTCAGAAATACCTTCATTACGAAATCAAAGCAAAACCAACCCCAGTTCTAGAGGGGGTATAA
- a CDS encoding glycine betaine ABC transporter substrate-binding protein: MKSKMLSGIIIVVILTMVTSCSTVGIGGKQISVGGKNYTEQYLLSEMTAFLLEDAGYDVKQMNNLSSTVVRKALENEQVDLMWEYTGTALLTYMGQDTIADPAKAFQKVKEIDGKENDIHWMNMSNVNNTYALAMREEQAKELGIQSISDLAAYMNDHPGELSIASDAEFANRPDGIPGVEKTYGFEFNTNQINQMDIGLTQRALDNGDVDISVAFETDPTIVEYNLITLKDDKNFFPPYTAAVTINEDVYEKYPEVKEITQPLAEQLNSDIMRELNYKVDIEGNSVSVVAHDWLVENGLLEE, encoded by the coding sequence GTGAAAAGTAAGATGCTTAGTGGGATCATCATCGTTGTGATCTTAACGATGGTAACATCCTGCTCAACGGTTGGAATTGGCGGGAAACAAATTTCTGTTGGTGGGAAAAACTACACCGAACAGTACTTGCTCTCAGAAATGACGGCTTTCCTTCTTGAGGATGCAGGTTATGATGTGAAGCAAATGAATAACTTGAGTAGTACCGTTGTGCGTAAGGCCCTTGAGAATGAGCAGGTTGATTTGATGTGGGAGTACACGGGAACGGCGCTTCTTACCTACATGGGACAGGACACCATCGCTGATCCTGCCAAAGCCTTTCAGAAGGTAAAAGAGATTGATGGCAAAGAGAATGATATCCATTGGATGAATATGTCTAACGTAAACAACACCTATGCTCTCGCCATGAGAGAAGAGCAGGCAAAGGAGTTAGGTATCCAATCCATCAGTGATCTCGCAGCCTATATGAATGACCATCCCGGAGAGCTTTCCATTGCCTCTGACGCTGAGTTTGCGAACCGTCCCGATGGCATCCCTGGTGTAGAGAAAACGTACGGATTTGAATTCAATACAAATCAGATTAATCAAATGGATATTGGATTAACACAACGAGCATTAGACAATGGCGATGTTGACATATCGGTCGCTTTTGAAACCGATCCCACCATTGTCGAATATAACTTAATTACGCTCAAGGATGACAAGAATTTCTTTCCTCCTTACACAGCAGCAGTCACCATTAATGAAGACGTCTATGAGAAATATCCTGAAGTAAAAGAAATCACCCAACCACTTGCTGAACAGTTAAACAGCGACATCATGCGAGAATTAAACTACAAGGTAGACATTGAAGGAAACAGTGTTTCCGTTGTTGCGCATGATTGGCTTGTGGAGAATGGGTTATTGGAAGAGTAG
- a CDS encoding glycoside hydrolase family 38 C-terminal domain-containing protein has translation MKQKKVYVVPHSHWDREWYFTIEDSNLLLVENMDRLMDVMEKDQEYTGYVFDAQSSILDEYLKIRPEEKERLAGLIKDKRIIVGPWYTQADSLLVNKESLIRNLLYGTRIAEKMGHSMNVGYLPDIFGQNTYLPSIFNEFGIDYSILQRGIYTDQLKGDLNFTWKSPDGKSVKANNIYFGYGPGKFLSPEEDYMEERLLPILDKISALNKSTDNLLLPAGGDQVLIREHFPETVKALNEKDEKHEYILSDYETFMNETFDEADRFTNEIEGELIGTQKSRIHNTIRSQRYDIKKLNDIAEKKLIHELEPLGSIASTLGLRYPNVWLDEMWKMLFDVHAHDSIGGCNSDDTNREIVNRLTKVIRMADGCLNLLKKQITEAISRNLNNDNILVLFQLLPTPFEGAQKAILFTREKAFSVKDLYGNTVEMDNLNQEYMSGGKTIVVTAEGEKQVEASGYYRNEVLLQNLELPAMGYQTYEVVEGVEASTEKPGQVDKTKIENDHLAIFVEDESLKLAMKSSGQIIPDFLTFENVADAGDSYDFSPLKGDEPIYSRVQSVNVSAKKGVQIMNVQHELHVPANLEERESGIRTKELVIHSTFQLRTGEDFLRVTHSVNNDVKDHRIRVLLQTSLHQPEHSFGDQGFSFIQRPTVNPYMASWKEQKFAEAPVPIYPLENMAGATDGKLTAAVVTKGIKEYQLIKETGELALTLFRSVGLLGRDDLEWRPGRASGINNKVVYTPDAQMQGEMTFDYAVHFSDSYDERALIKIIDRYNDHAVSYQKQTLNTFEERLDRFEIPYPVTSLPASLSLMQTSNENVFFSSMKQAHDDRTIMIRLFNPSTQEQKVQLLGEHIQSIMQTTLDEKNGIEMNDDVTVSSKGYVTLKLTTKVDVQ, from the coding sequence ATGAAGCAGAAAAAAGTATACGTCGTCCCACACTCACATTGGGACCGCGAATGGTATTTTACAATAGAAGATTCGAACTTATTGTTAGTTGAAAATATGGATCGTCTGATGGACGTTATGGAAAAGGATCAGGAGTACACAGGCTATGTGTTCGACGCGCAATCGTCTATTCTTGATGAATACTTGAAAATTCGTCCTGAAGAGAAAGAGCGTCTCGCAGGGTTGATCAAAGACAAGCGGATCATTGTTGGTCCCTGGTATACCCAGGCAGATTCGCTATTAGTTAACAAAGAATCGCTCATCCGGAACTTACTATATGGTACGCGCATTGCCGAAAAGATGGGACATAGCATGAACGTCGGTTATCTCCCGGATATTTTCGGACAAAACACGTACTTGCCATCGATTTTTAACGAGTTCGGCATCGATTATAGCATTCTGCAACGCGGTATTTATACCGATCAGCTAAAAGGTGATCTGAATTTCACATGGAAATCTCCAGACGGAAAAAGTGTGAAAGCCAATAACATCTACTTTGGGTATGGACCTGGAAAATTCTTGTCTCCTGAAGAGGATTATATGGAAGAACGACTGCTCCCCATCTTAGATAAAATTTCTGCCCTCAACAAAAGCACGGATAACTTGCTGTTACCTGCAGGAGGCGATCAAGTGCTTATTCGGGAGCATTTCCCTGAAACCGTGAAAGCACTGAATGAGAAGGATGAGAAACATGAGTACATCCTTTCAGATTATGAAACGTTCATGAACGAAACGTTCGATGAAGCGGATCGCTTCACGAATGAGATCGAAGGAGAACTGATCGGAACGCAGAAATCACGTATTCACAACACGATCCGTTCACAGCGTTATGACATTAAGAAGCTGAATGATATCGCTGAAAAGAAGTTGATTCATGAGCTAGAGCCACTTGGAAGCATTGCGAGCACGCTCGGATTACGCTATCCAAACGTGTGGCTTGATGAAATGTGGAAAATGCTCTTCGATGTGCATGCGCACGACAGCATCGGCGGCTGTAATTCAGACGATACGAATCGGGAAATCGTCAACCGGTTAACGAAAGTGATTCGCATGGCGGATGGCTGCTTGAATTTGTTGAAAAAGCAAATCACGGAAGCGATTAGCCGTAACCTGAATAACGATAACATTTTGGTTCTGTTCCAACTACTTCCTACTCCTTTCGAAGGGGCACAAAAGGCGATCTTGTTTACGAGAGAAAAGGCGTTTTCAGTCAAAGATTTGTACGGAAACACTGTCGAGATGGACAACCTGAACCAGGAATATATGAGCGGTGGAAAGACGATCGTCGTAACAGCTGAAGGCGAAAAGCAAGTAGAAGCGTCGGGATATTACCGAAATGAAGTGCTGCTGCAGAACCTTGAGTTGCCTGCAATGGGGTATCAAACGTATGAAGTTGTTGAAGGTGTTGAAGCGAGTACTGAAAAGCCAGGTCAGGTGGACAAAACGAAGATCGAAAATGATCATCTGGCCATTTTCGTAGAGGACGAGTCCTTGAAGCTCGCAATGAAATCAAGCGGACAAATCATTCCTGACTTCTTGACGTTCGAGAACGTAGCGGATGCAGGGGACTCGTACGATTTCTCTCCATTAAAAGGGGACGAGCCGATCTACAGTCGCGTTCAATCCGTCAACGTGAGTGCCAAAAAGGGCGTGCAAATAATGAACGTCCAGCACGAGCTTCATGTACCTGCAAATCTGGAAGAGCGGGAATCCGGCATCCGGACGAAAGAGCTCGTCATTCATTCGACGTTCCAGCTTCGTACGGGGGAAGATTTCCTTCGCGTAACGCACAGCGTAAACAATGACGTGAAAGATCATCGTATTAGAGTGTTGCTGCAAACGTCGCTACATCAGCCGGAGCATTCATTCGGCGATCAGGGCTTTAGCTTCATCCAGCGCCCGACTGTGAATCCTTATATGGCGAGCTGGAAAGAGCAGAAGTTCGCGGAAGCACCAGTGCCGATCTATCCGCTTGAAAATATGGCGGGTGCTACAGATGGCAAGCTAACCGCTGCGGTTGTGACGAAGGGAATCAAAGAGTATCAGCTGATAAAAGAGACAGGCGAGCTTGCGCTAACATTATTCCGAAGCGTCGGGCTACTTGGCCGAGATGATCTGGAATGGCGTCCGGGAAGAGCATCGGGGATTAACAACAAAGTCGTCTACACACCTGACGCGCAGATGCAGGGTGAGATGACGTTTGATTACGCGGTTCACTTTTCGGATAGCTATGATGAACGCGCACTAATTAAGATTATCGATCGCTACAATGATCATGCGGTTAGCTACCAAAAACAAACGCTAAACACGTTTGAAGAAAGATTGGATCGTTTCGAAATTCCATACCCTGTTACATCGCTACCAGCATCGTTAAGTTTGATGCAAACATCGAACGAGAATGTCTTCTTCAGTTCTATGAAACAAGCACATGATGATCGGACAATCATGATTAGGCTCTTTAATCCAAGCACTCAAGAACAGAAGGTCCAACTGCTTGGTGAGCACATTCAATCGATTATGCAAACGACATTGGATGAGAAAAACGGCATCGAAATGAACGATGATGTCACAGTCTCATCAAAAGGGTACGTGACCCTGAAACTGACGACAAAGGTGGATGTTCAATGA